Proteins from one Hemiscyllium ocellatum isolate sHemOce1 chromosome 43, sHemOce1.pat.X.cur, whole genome shotgun sequence genomic window:
- the prdm8 gene encoding PR domain zinc finger protein 8 — MNGINCHLPPKRSAASLSVPGSIGIAALTEKLRPAGESERDRFRGISGSHWCIMELTPFSKGLWAGDNKFLHHLFTDILTSVHITREIPEDAIFGPCLLQNTFYDTVAFIALKSSDRRSAPYVFRVDATAISSNTDGVSWLKLVQAANNTKEQNLEAYLKSGQLYYRSTRRINKDEELFVWYDSELSTLLGFTDIKTRADSNTFRCVDCDQELKYENPYLAHVRFLCGKRKEGLAWRDLQALGAAQSSLLREPERIIEDRATNFHRIAHDLEHSKRKPGAQEESRPPAASKRKQDGGEENKVRKTVLLEKTNRLASEQGEQLSKEGASVRPALAVSVWRLHSDKFMLKKDSAGHNTSAFTEVRRLRDKVRADKAEGNDKEGESDLTRKVGLRTDVVLSSTGSAFSSVLPSSAREQQKSAFCQPHRRTALGPSMLVAHTLHSPSECSRDFPDCIPSTGLPGHTSLLGSKLLSAEFGGSHILHTSVSTHSPFLYSTELWPKPVGVQLQSTSSLTLLPPSYTSFAVSAQNWCAKCNASFRMTSDLVFHMRSHHKKEYATDYLSQRRREDKLTCPICNEFFRERHHLSRHMTSHN, encoded by the exons ATGAA CGGGATAAACTGCCATTTGCCACCCAAACGCTCGGCAGCGTCACTCTCAGTTCCGGGATCAATCGGAATCGCTGCTCTCACCGAGAAGCTGAGACCTGCCGGCGAAAGTGAAAGGGATCGATTCCGAGGAATCAGCGGCTCACATTG GTGCATTATGGAACTGACCCCCTTCTCAAAGGGACTATGGGCAGGTGACAACAAATTTCTACACCATCTCTTCACTGACATATTAACCAGTGTGCACATTACCCGGGAGATTCCCGAGGACGCGATCTTTGGCCCGTGTCTCCTCCAGAACACCTTTTATGACACTGTAGCTTTCATTGCGTTGAAGTCTTCGGATCGGAGAAGCGCCCCGTACGTGTTCAGG GTAGATGCAACAGCAATTAGCAGTAACACGGATGGAGTATCCTGGTTGAAACTGGTCCAGGCGGCTAACAACACGAAGGAACAGAACCTGGAAGCCTATCTGAAAAGTGGTCAGCTGTATTACCGCTCCACTAGAAGGATCAACAAAGACGAGGAGCTGTTTGTCTGGTATGACAGCGAGCTATCCACACTCCTCGGATTCACTGATATCAAAACTCGAGCTGACTCCAACA CCTTTAGGTGCGTGGACTGCGATCAGGAACTGAAATATGAGAATCCATACTTGGCTCACGTCCGTTTCCTGTGTGGCAAAAGGAAAGAGGGTCTGGCCTGGAGGGACTTGCAGGCGCTGGGGGCTGCCCAGAGCTCTCTGCTGAGAGAGCCAGAGCGGATCATCGAGGACAGAGCCACCAACTTCCACAGGATCGCCCACGACCTGGAGCACTCGAAGCGCAAACCTGGCGCCCAGGAGGAGAGCAGGCCCCCGGCCGCCAGCAAGAGGAAACAAGACGGAGGGGAGGAGAATAAAGTCCGCAAAACCGTTCTGTTGGAGAAGACAAACCGTTTAGCCAGTGAGCAGGGAGAGCAGCTTTCAAAAGAAGGCGCCAGTGTCCGCCCGGCCCTCGCCGTCTCCGTTTGGAGACTTCACTCAGACAAGTTCATGTTGAAGAAGGATTCGGCGGGGCATAACACCAGTGCTTTCACCGAGGTGCGGAGGCTCAGAGACAAGGTTAGGGCTGACAAAGCCGAGGGGAATGATAAAGAGGGCGAGTCTGACCTGACCAGGAAGGTCGGTCTAAGAACGGACGTGGTTCTCAGTTCCACAGGGAGCGCCTTCTCCTCAGTGTTACCTTCAAGTGCCCGCGAACAACAGAAGAGTGCGTTTTGCCAGCCCCACAGGAGGACAGCCTTGGGTCCTTCAATGCTGGTAGCACACACCCTGCACTCTCCCAGCGAGTGCTCTCGGGATTTCCCTGATTGTATCCCTTCCACCGGTCTCCCTGGCCACACCAGTCTGTTGGGATCCAAGCTCCTCAGTGCTGAGTTTGGTGGCTCCCACATACTGCACACCAGCGTCAGTACACACAGCCCGTTTCTGTACAGCACCGAGCTGTGGCCAAAGCCAGTGGGAGTGCAACTCCAGTCCACCTCCTCCCTGACCCTGCTGCCGCCGTCCTACACCTCCTTCGCAGTGTCCGCTCAGAACTGGTGCGCCAAGTGCAACGCCTCCTTCCGGATGACCTCCGACCTGGTGTTCCATATGAGGTCCCACCACAAAAAGGAATACGCCACCGACTACCTGAGCCAGAGGCGCAGGGAGGACAAGCTGACGTGTCCCATTTGCAATGAGTTCTTCAGGGAGCGCCACCACCTCTCGAGGCACATGACATCGCACAACTGA